Proteins encoded by one window of Chondromyces crocatus:
- a CDS encoding alpha/beta fold hydrolase has product MRRTLGSAAAAPPRRSPQGAMVRELFAVGHDGTRIYVRKRERDALPDGDGERIRAVLCDGIACDGFIWKYLWDDLARLVDVAHWNYRGHGRSGLPADPDAIQVTDHARDLAAVREAIGAGPPQAMGSSPSGAPEPVVLVGHSFGCQVVLEHLRHHREGVRGLILICGAPGRVTHSFKGTDVLAQILPRVIERVEARPDLARALWSNLPPPLALRFALLTGEVDRRSVTPDDVMPYMRHMVDIDVLMFLRMLRSAGDSDASDLLPQLDIPALVIGGDRDSFTPSRRAEEMAAALPRGELLMAQGGTHVVPLERKEMVRERVERFLRERVLAPTSTDEKRISSSPTSVLEPRARGA; this is encoded by the coding sequence ATGAGGAGGACGCTGGGTAGCGCTGCCGCCGCGCCGCCGCGGCGGTCCCCGCAGGGCGCCATGGTTCGTGAGCTGTTCGCAGTCGGTCACGACGGCACGCGCATTTACGTTCGCAAACGCGAGCGTGATGCGCTTCCTGACGGGGACGGTGAACGTATCCGGGCGGTGCTCTGCGACGGCATCGCCTGCGATGGGTTCATCTGGAAGTATTTGTGGGACGACCTGGCGCGCCTGGTCGATGTCGCGCACTGGAACTACCGCGGTCATGGTCGCAGCGGTCTCCCCGCTGATCCTGACGCGATCCAGGTGACCGACCACGCGCGCGATCTCGCCGCAGTGCGGGAAGCCATCGGGGCTGGACCGCCGCAAGCGATGGGCTCTTCGCCGTCTGGCGCTCCCGAGCCCGTCGTTCTCGTCGGCCACTCGTTCGGCTGTCAGGTGGTCCTCGAACACCTGCGTCACCACCGTGAAGGGGTGCGCGGGCTGATCCTCATCTGTGGTGCGCCCGGCCGCGTGACCCACTCGTTCAAGGGGACCGATGTGCTCGCGCAGATTCTGCCGCGGGTCATCGAGCGCGTGGAGGCGAGGCCAGATCTCGCGCGCGCGCTGTGGAGCAATCTCCCCCCACCCCTGGCGCTCCGCTTCGCGCTGCTCACGGGGGAGGTCGATCGTCGCTCGGTGACCCCGGATGACGTCATGCCGTACATGCGGCACATGGTCGACATCGACGTGCTCATGTTTCTGCGCATGCTGCGCAGCGCGGGCGACAGCGATGCCTCGGATCTGCTCCCTCAGCTCGACATTCCAGCGCTGGTCATCGGAGGCGATCGCGACTCGTTCACGCCGTCTCGCCGCGCCGAGGAGATGGCCGCAGCGCTGCCGCGCGGTGAGCTCCTGATGGCCCAGGGTGGGACTCACGTGGTCCCGCTCGAGCGCAAAGAGATGGTGCGGGAGCGCGTGGAACGCTTTCTTCGCGAGCGGGTGCTTGCGCCGACGAGCACGGACGAGAAACGCATCTCGTCGTCGCCCACGTCGGTCCTCGAACCTCGAGCCCGTGGCGCATGA
- a CDS encoding TIGR04563 family protein, which yields MTDKDTLAKNEAPKTDKRKQSLYFPESMLQEIKEEAARLDRSLSWVVQRAWKLARVEIKKLPSVNDVADDEEDAG from the coding sequence ATGACCGACAAGGACACGCTGGCGAAGAACGAAGCGCCTAAGACCGACAAACGAAAGCAAAGCCTCTACTTCCCGGAGTCGATGCTGCAAGAGATCAAAGAGGAGGCGGCGCGGCTCGATCGCTCGCTGTCCTGGGTCGTGCAGCGCGCCTGGAAGCTGGCGCGGGTGGAGATCAAGAAACTCCCGAGCGTCAACGACGTGGCTGACGATGAGGAGGACGCTGGGTAG